One Brassica napus cultivar Da-Ae chromosome C4, Da-Ae, whole genome shotgun sequence genomic region harbors:
- the LOC106423898 gene encoding transcription factor FER-LIKE IRON DEFICIENCY-INDUCED TRANSCRIPTION FACTOR-like, with the protein MDGRVNALSNLNDLEVYNFLVDPNFDQFINFIRGDDQAIENPPLDFDLGGRPLQNNSCFIDQNQFVPTPVVDLFNELPDLGSNVTESFHSFEGESVKPGGDDDDYNDGDDSSATTTNNDGSRKTKTDRSRTLISERRRRSRMKDKLYALRSLVPNITKMDKASIVGDAVLYVQELQSQAKKLKADIAGLEASLNSTGGYQEPAPDARTTQTFQSIKSPSKNIIEMDVIQVEEKGFYVRLVCNKGVGVAPSLYKSLESLRSFQVQNSNLSSPSPDRYLLTYALDGTCFEQSLNLPNLKLWITGSLLNQGFEFLKPFT; encoded by the exons ATGGACGGAAGAGTCAACGCTCTTTCAAACCTAAACGACCTAGAAGTATACAACTTCTTGGTCGATCCAAACTTCGATCAGTTCATTAATTTCATCAGAGGAGATGATCAAGCCATCGAAAACCCACCCCTCGATTTCGATCTTGGTGGTCGTCCTTTACAAAACAACTCATGTTTCATCGACCAAAACCAGTTTGTCCCAACACCTGTCGTTGACCTGTTCAACGAACTGCCTGACCTTGGTTCCAATGTCACCGAGTCGTTCCATAGCTTCGAGGGCGAGAGTGTCAAACCTGGCGGTGACGATGACGACTACAACGACGGAGACGATTCTTCGGCCACGACAACGAATAATGATGGAAGCCGTAAAACGAAGACGGATCGGTCGAGGACTTTGATCTCcgagagaaggaggagaagtCGTATGAAGGATAAGCTCTACGCATTGAGATCTCTTGTTCCCAACATTACTAAG ATGGATAAAGCATCCATTGTGGGAGATGCCGTGTTGTATGTTCAAGAATTGCAATCACAAGCCAAGAAACTCAAAGCCGATATCGCAGGCCTTGAAGCTTCTTTAAACTCTACTGGAGGGTACCAAGAACCTGCACCAGACGCTCGCACGACTCAAACTTTTCAGAGTATTAAGTCTCCTTCCAAGAATATCATTGAG ATGGATGTTATTCAAGTGGAAGAGAAAGGATTCTATGTGAGGTTGGTGTGTAATAAAGGAGTAGGTGTTGCTCCATCACTCTACAAGTCTTTGGAGTCTCTTAGAAGCTTCCAAGTGCAAAACTCCAACCTAAGTTCTCCTTCTCCTGACAGATACCTTTTAACATATGCTTTAGAT GGGACATGTTTCGAACAGAGCTTGAACTTGCCTAACCTGAAGCTGTGGATCACTGGATCACTTCTAAACCAAGGCTTTGAATTCCTCAAACCATTCACTTGA